A part of Clostridium novyi genomic DNA contains:
- a CDS encoding phosphatase, which produces MKYTLDLHTHTIASGHAYTTLLENAKYASEIGLKILGTTEHGPKMPHAPHIWYFYNYKVLPRKIYGVTMLHGCEVNVVDYEGNVDLPKDILKDLDIVIASLHEPCVTPGTIDENTQAILKVMDNPYVDIIGHPGNPAFPIHAEEIVKKAKEKNILIEINNSSFKTSRIGSIPNCTEIAKLCKKYGAKIILGSDSHVCFTIGNFDKVQQILDSIDMPQELIINNDENKLITHLKNKGKLKDIDLH; this is translated from the coding sequence ATGAAATATACTTTAGATTTACATACACATACAATAGCTAGTGGGCATGCGTACACCACATTATTGGAAAATGCAAAATATGCCTCTGAAATAGGATTAAAGATACTAGGGACTACGGAGCATGGACCTAAAATGCCACATGCCCCTCACATATGGTACTTTTATAATTATAAGGTATTGCCAAGAAAAATATATGGTGTTACAATGCTACATGGATGTGAGGTAAATGTTGTTGATTATGAGGGAAATGTAGATTTACCTAAAGACATTCTTAAAGATTTAGATATAGTAATAGCAAGTTTACATGAGCCTTGTGTTACACCGGGAACTATTGACGAAAATACACAAGCTATTTTAAAGGTTATGGATAATCCATATGTTGATATTATAGGACATCCTGGTAATCCCGCATTTCCTATACATGCTGAAGAAATTGTTAAAAAGGCAAAGGAAAAAAATATTCTAATAGAGATAAATAATAGTTCTTTTAAAACATCTCGTATAGGAAGTATACCTAATTGTACTGAAATTGCAAAACTTTGTAAGAAATATGGTGCAAAGATAATACTAGGAAGTGATTCTCATGTATGTTTCACTATAGGAAACTTTGATAAAGTTCAACAAATATTAGATAGCATAGATATGCCACAAGAATTAATAATAAATAATGATGAGAATAAGCTAATAACACATTTAAAGAATAAAGGGAAATTAAAAGATATAGATCTTCATTAG